One Paenisporosarcina sp. FSL H8-0542 genomic region harbors:
- the rpsP gene encoding 30S ribosomal protein S16, translating to MAVKIRLKRMGAKKSPFYRIVVADARAPRDGRQIETVGTYNPLTKPAEVKINEELALKWLSTGAKPSDTVRNLFSEQGIMEKFHNAKNAK from the coding sequence ATGGCAGTTAAAATTCGCTTAAAACGTATGGGAGCTAAAAAATCTCCTTTCTATCGTATTGTTGTTGCTGACGCTCGCGCTCCACGTGACGGCCGTCAAATCGAAACAGTTGGTACTTACAACCCATTAACAAAACCAGCTGAAGTTAAAATCAACGAAGAATTAGCGTTGAAATGGTTATCAACTGGTGCTAAACCATCTGATACAGTACGTAACTTGTTCTCTGAACAAGGCATCATGGAGAAATTCCATAACGCAAAAAACGCTAAATAA
- the ffh gene encoding signal recognition particle protein, producing the protein MAFEGLAERLQGTIQRIKGKGKVSEADVKEMMREVRFALIEADVNLKVVKEFVKKVSERAVGVDVMKSLTPGQQVIKIVKDELTELMGGEQSPIQFAKKPPTVIMMVGLQGAGKTTTTGKLANILRKKYNRNPLLVAADIYRPAAIQQLQTIGKQLSLPVFSLGTEVSPVEIVRQALEKSKEDHNDVIIIDTAGRLHIDEDLMQELKDIRALKEPDEVFLVVDSMTGQDAVNVAQSFNESIGITGVVLTKLDGDTRGGAALSIRSVAQKPIKFVGMGEKMDALEPFHPERMASRILGMGDMLSLIEKAQANVDEEKAKELEEKFRTQSFTLDDFVEQLNQVKKMGPLEDIIKMLPGAGKIKGLENAKVDEKQMGRVEAIIYAMTPQEKTTPDIINSSRKKRIAKGSGTSIQDVNRLLKQFEDMKKMMKQMSNMQQQKGKKKMKMPGLDSLFK; encoded by the coding sequence ATGGCATTTGAAGGATTAGCCGAGCGGCTGCAAGGAACCATCCAACGTATTAAAGGTAAAGGTAAAGTTTCCGAAGCAGACGTCAAAGAAATGATGAGAGAAGTCCGTTTTGCTTTAATCGAAGCAGACGTAAACTTAAAAGTAGTCAAAGAATTCGTCAAAAAAGTAAGTGAGCGTGCAGTTGGCGTGGATGTCATGAAGAGTTTGACTCCAGGTCAACAAGTCATCAAAATCGTAAAAGATGAATTGACTGAATTGATGGGTGGGGAACAAAGTCCGATTCAGTTTGCGAAAAAACCACCAACCGTTATAATGATGGTCGGTTTGCAAGGTGCTGGTAAAACAACCACTACCGGGAAATTGGCGAATATTTTGCGTAAAAAATATAACCGTAATCCTTTATTGGTAGCAGCGGATATTTATCGTCCAGCAGCCATCCAACAATTGCAAACAATTGGTAAGCAGTTATCGTTGCCTGTATTTTCATTAGGGACAGAAGTTTCTCCTGTTGAAATCGTCCGTCAAGCTCTTGAGAAATCAAAAGAAGATCACAACGATGTCATTATCATTGATACTGCGGGACGTTTACACATCGACGAGGACCTTATGCAAGAATTGAAAGACATTCGTGCATTGAAGGAACCGGATGAAGTGTTCCTAGTGGTAGATTCAATGACAGGTCAAGATGCTGTCAACGTTGCTCAAAGCTTCAACGAAAGCATCGGCATTACAGGTGTTGTCCTAACGAAACTTGATGGGGACACACGTGGTGGTGCAGCACTTTCCATTCGTTCAGTAGCTCAAAAACCGATTAAATTTGTCGGGATGGGTGAAAAAATGGATGCCCTTGAACCTTTCCACCCTGAGCGTATGGCTTCCCGTATTTTAGGGATGGGTGACATGTTGTCGTTGATTGAAAAAGCTCAAGCTAACGTAGATGAAGAAAAAGCGAAAGAGTTGGAAGAGAAATTCAGAACTCAAAGCTTTACGTTAGATGATTTTGTTGAACAACTGAACCAAGTGAAGAAAATGGGTCCTCTTGAGGACATCATTAAAATGCTTCCTGGGGCAGGTAAAATCAAAGGGCTAGAAAATGCCAAAGTTGATGAAAAACAAATGGGGCGTGTAGAAGCGATTATTTACGCTATGACACCTCAAGAAAAAACGACACCGGATATCATTAACTCCAGTCGGAAAAAACGAATTGCAAAAGGATCTGGAACGTCTATTCAAGACGTGAACCGTTTGCTTAAGCAATTCGAAGACATGAAGAAAATGATGAAGCAAATGTCGAACATGCAACAACAAAAAGGTAAGAAAAAGATGAAAATGCCTGGCTTGGATTCCCTTTTCAAGTGA
- a CDS encoding putative DNA-binding protein — MLLEKTTRMNFLYDFYQSLLTDKQRSYMHLYYLDDHSLGEIADEYEISRQAVYDNIRRTEAMLEEYEEKLKLLEKFQQRQLVMNQLQQVIQAESVNKELASELIEMLKESD, encoded by the coding sequence ATGCTACTTGAAAAAACGACACGTATGAACTTTCTATATGATTTTTATCAGTCTTTGCTGACCGATAAACAACGAAGCTATATGCATCTTTATTATCTGGATGATCACTCACTGGGTGAAATAGCTGACGAATACGAAATCTCAAGACAAGCTGTCTATGATAATATTCGTCGCACAGAAGCGATGTTAGAAGAATACGAAGAAAAACTTAAATTACTGGAAAAATTTCAGCAACGCCAACTTGTAATGAATCAATTACAACAAGTAATTCAAGCGGAATCAGTCAATAAAGAACTAGCTTCTGAATTGATTGAGATGCTAAAAGAATCGGATTAG
- the ftsY gene encoding signal recognition particle-docking protein FtsY, which yields MKEKLTGTSESVSISEKFKDGLSKTRNQFTSKVNDLVAKYRKVDEDFFEELEDLLLQADVGVETVMELMDALRFEVQRKNMKDTAGIQSVISEKLVEIYESGEEESNELLIQEDGLTVILFVGVNGVGKTTTIGKLAHRLKQQGKTVMLAAGDTFRAGAIDQLQVWGDRVGVEVIKQSEGSDPAAVMYDAVRSAKSKGIDVLICDTAGRLQNKVNLMNELQKVHRVIEREVPGAPHEVLLALDATTGQNALVQAQAFKDATNVTGIVLTKLDGTAKGGIVLAIRNKLHIPVKFVGLGEKMDDLQPFDTEKYVYGLFAEGLEQEEAEDTK from the coding sequence ATGAAAGAAAAATTAACAGGAACCAGTGAATCGGTTTCTATATCCGAAAAATTCAAGGATGGATTATCTAAAACACGCAATCAATTTACTTCCAAAGTGAATGATTTAGTGGCGAAGTACCGTAAAGTGGATGAGGATTTCTTTGAGGAACTGGAAGATTTATTGCTTCAAGCCGATGTTGGGGTTGAAACGGTAATGGAATTGATGGATGCGTTGAGATTTGAGGTTCAACGTAAAAACATGAAAGACACTGCTGGTATTCAATCTGTGATTTCTGAGAAGTTAGTAGAAATATACGAATCTGGTGAAGAAGAATCAAACGAACTCCTTATTCAGGAAGATGGCTTAACGGTTATTTTGTTTGTAGGGGTAAACGGCGTTGGAAAAACAACAACCATTGGTAAACTTGCACATCGCCTGAAACAACAAGGAAAAACTGTCATGCTGGCAGCTGGAGATACTTTCCGTGCGGGTGCAATTGATCAACTGCAAGTTTGGGGAGACCGCGTAGGAGTTGAAGTAATTAAACAATCCGAAGGGTCAGATCCTGCAGCGGTTATGTACGATGCGGTACGTTCAGCGAAAAGCAAAGGGATTGACGTATTGATTTGTGATACGGCTGGTCGATTGCAAAACAAAGTGAACTTGATGAATGAATTGCAAAAAGTTCATCGCGTAATCGAACGTGAAGTACCAGGTGCTCCACACGAAGTGTTGCTTGCACTTGATGCGACAACAGGTCAAAATGCATTAGTCCAAGCACAAGCATTCAAAGATGCAACAAATGTAACAGGAATTGTTCTGACAAAATTAGATGGAACAGCAAAAGGCGGAATTGTTCTGGCAATCCGTAACAAATTGCACATCCCGGTTAAATTTGTAGGGCTCGGAGAAAAAATGGACGATTTACAGCCTTTCGATACGGAGAAATATGTATACGGTTTATTTGCAGAAGGTCTGGAGCAGGAAGAAGCGGAAGATACTAAGTAG
- a CDS encoding KH domain-containing protein has translation MKQLIETIVKPLVDYPEEVRVELDENANRIVYKLSVHAEDMGKVIGKQGRVAKAIRTIVYSAASSHHKKKTYVDILD, from the coding sequence ATGAAGCAGCTGATTGAAACAATTGTTAAACCATTAGTTGATTATCCGGAAGAAGTTCGTGTTGAATTAGACGAAAATGCAAACCGTATTGTCTACAAACTTTCTGTCCATGCTGAAGATATGGGGAAAGTTATTGGTAAGCAAGGTCGTGTTGCGAAAGCAATCCGTACCATTGTTTATTCAGCAGCAAGCAGTCACCACAAAAAGAAGACGTATGTCGACATTTTAGATTAA